The proteins below come from a single Seriola aureovittata isolate HTS-2021-v1 ecotype China chromosome 23, ASM2101889v1, whole genome shotgun sequence genomic window:
- the LOC130164290 gene encoding sodium/hydrogen exchanger 9B2 isoform X2, translated as MKMASDSSSCCSPCVRLKDTCPRPQGLFSLTVTKVCLFALLFGVVWSITGSECLPGGNLFGIVILFICSVLGGKLVGMIQLPTLPPFPPLLGMLLAGLVLRNVPYITDAVFINTHWSSALRNIALSIILTRAGLGLDPSALSRLKAVCVRVAIGPCVVEACIVAVVSHFLLGLPWVWGFILGFVLAAVSPAVVVPSMLLLQREGFGVEKGIPTLLMAAGSFDDILAITGFSTCLGIAFSTGSTWMNILKGLLEVVGGVIAGLILGLFLCCFPSKDQEDLVLTRTLMLLGLSVFSVFFSHVIGFAGAGGLCTLVLAFLAALGWKTDKAPVAAMVGRSWDVFQPLLFGLIGAEITIATLSPSTVGLGLACIGTGLVIRLLVTFLLVHFGGFNLKEKLFIAVAWLPKATVQAAIGSKALDMAREEGDEALIKFGLDVLTLAVLAILTTAPIGALGIGLAGPRLLARQVKDETEGGTTPPSSNGIGQEKDNVTLESKL; from the exons atgAAGATGGCGTCGGACTCGTCCTCCTGCTGCTCGCCCTGCGTCCGGCTGAAGGACACGTGTCCTCGTCCTCAGGGACTCTTCAGCCTGACGGTCACTAAAG tgtgtctgttcGCCCTGCTGTTCGGAGTCGTCTGGTCCATCACAGGAAGTGAGTGTTTACCTGGGGGGAACCTGTTCGGCATCGTCATCCTCTTCATCTGCTCCGTGCTCGGAGGGAAACTGGTGGGAATGATCCAACTGCCCACGCTGCCCCCCTTCCCCCCACTACTTG gtatgcTGTTAGCAGGTCTGGTTCTGCGTAACGTTCCCTACATAACGGACGCCGTCTTCATCAACACTCACTGGTCTTCAGCTCTGAGGAACATCGCCCTGTCAATCATCCTGACCAGAGCCGGGCTGGGCCTCGACCCCtcg gcgtTGAGTCGTCTGAAGgcggtgtgtgtgcgtgttgcgATCGGACCATGCGTGGTAGAGGCCTGCATCGTTGCCGTGGtttctcacttcctgctggGTCTGCCCTGGGTCTGGGGCTTCATCCTggg cTTCGTCCTGGCTGCTGTGTCTCCGGCGGTCGTCGTCCCCTCGATGCtgctcctgcagagagagggcTTCGGGGTGGAGAAG GGGATACCCACTCTGCTGATGGCTGCTGGGAGTTTTGATGATATTTTGGCCATAACAGGGTTCTCTACCTGTCTGGGAATCGCCTTCTCTACAG GTTCTACGTGGATGAACATACTGAAGGGTCTCCTGGAGGTGGTGGGCGGAGTCATAGCCGGGCTGATCCTGGGTCTGTTCTTATGCTGCTTCCCCAGCAAAGACCAG GAGGACCTGGTGTTGACGAGGACTCTTATGCTGTTGGGTCTGTCCGTGTTTTCGGTCTTTTTCAGTCATGTTATTGGCTTTGCCGGAGCTGGTGGCCTCTGTACGCTGGTGCTGGCCTTCCTGGCTGCTCTCGGCTGGAAAACCGACAAG GCCCCGGTGGCAGCCATGGTGGGTCGGTCATGGGATGTGTTCCAGCCTCTTCTGTTTGGTCTGATTGGAGCAGAGATCACCATAGCAACCCTCAGCCCCAGCACCGTGG GTCTGGGTCTGGCCTGTATCGGCACCGGTCTGGTGATCCGTCTGCTCGTCACCTTCCTGCTGGTTCATTTTGGAGGATTCAACCTGAAGGAGAAACTCTTCATCGCTGTGGCCTGGCTGCCTAAAGCCACCGTACAG gcTGCCATCGGCTCGAAGGCGTTGGACATGGCGAGGGAGGAGGGGGACGAGGCCTTAATAAAGTTCGGGTTGGatgtgctaacgttagccgtgTTAGCCATTCTGACCACAGCTCCCATCGGAGCGCTGGGTATCGGACTGGCAGGGCCCCGCCTCCTGGCCcggcaggtcaaag ATGAAACAGAAGGTGGAACCACGCCTCCAAGCAGCAACGGGATTGGTCAAGAAAAAGACAACGTGACCCTTGAGAGCAAGCTATGA
- the LOC130164264 gene encoding uncharacterized protein LOC130164264 isoform X1, with translation MTFLWLVFLIVDGGGRQLTTAAAHGGVQEQLHGFGRTSFSPQIPVSQHASALEIYEGDDFVLLPCEFSTNDLGDPSVVWSRSDLRPSTVHQRQLEGDELKDQNQDYRDRTSMRTDALQTGDLSLTLRRPTIRDSSTYTCIIREGGREVSRREVPLEVKERPDWCWILLAVLVLLVLLVVAVFGVRLFKEMKNTVDRPPLWPWVLSAVLLLTAAGLVFGVSVFKGVKNTQDRPPLWPWVLSAVLLLTAAVLVPGVTVYKRMKYTEHRNQWWRLFTEDEWLKIKEPFLLRVKVLSAVLVLLLVVVLSVVTSHQVKNNEVSQHGDTVEVYGGGSVLLPCEDSPLPRFPTVTWSRSDFSPSTVHQRDEQGDDLRNQNQRYSSRTSMKTDALTTGDLSLTLTRLRPSDSGNYTCIITVFGNDQRLRDIQLQVKEPFSSLVEFWVLLVLLVVSLGGIVGLGQYMKRFIFRDKDVEVEEGEESVQLPFKTTPHLSADVRVEWTDRDSRKVHVYQNGSDRPEEQDQVYRDRTEMKKDPLRTGDLSLTLKHLTERDRYRYNYTCRVYKDGHFLRGTRVFLKVRGQRVEVEEGEESVQLPFKTTAHLSGDIRVEWTDRDSRKVHVYQNGSDGPEEQDQVYRDRTEMKKDPLRTGDLSLNLKHPTVRDTGDYTCRVYKDGDLLRGTAVNLWVKGQEVEVKEGEESVQLPFKTTAHLSGDVRVEWIDDYYRKVHVYQNGSDRPEEQNQVYRDRTEMKEDPLRTGDLSLTLKHLTERDRGRYTCTVYKDGHLLRGTTVTFKVKERTQVKDETVDIKNRSSSTDSTPLMADLSV, from the exons ATGACTTTTCTCTG GTTGGTTTTTTTAATAGTTGATGGAGGAGGACGTCAGCTGaccactgctgctgcacatgGAGGAGTCCAGGAACAACTCCATGGATTTGGACGCACCAGCTTCTCACCTCAGATTCCAG tgtccCAGCATGCCTCAGCTCTGGAGATATATGAGGGGGACGACTTTGTCCTGCTGCCCTGTGAGTTTTCCACCAATGACCTGGGAGATCCCTCAGTGGTGTGGAGCCGCTCCGACCTCCGTCCTTCAACCGTCCACCAGCGTCAGCTGGAAGGGGACGAACTCaaagaccagaaccaggactaCAGAGACCGGACGTCCATGAGGACGGACGCTCTGCAGACCGGAGACCTCAGCCTCACTCTGAGACGACCCACCATCAGGGACAGCAGCACCTACACCTGCATCATCAGAGAGGGGGGGCGAGAAGTGAGCCGGAGAGAAGTACcactggaggtcaaag AACGTCCAGACTGGTGCTGGATTCTCCTAGCTGTCctggttctgctggttctgctggttgttgctgtgtttggcGTCAGGCTGTTTAAAGAGATGAAGAACACAGTAg ATCGTCCTCCTCTCTGGCCCTGGGTTCTCTCAGCTGTCCTGCTTCTGACGGCTGCTGGTCTTGTGtttggtgtcagtgtgtttaaaggGGTGAAGAACACAcaag ATCGTCCTCCTCTCTGGCCCTGGGTTCTCTCAGCTGTCCTGCTTCTGACGGCTGCTGTTCTTGTTCCCGGTGTCACAGTGTATAAAAGGATGAAGTACACAg AACATCGTAACCAGTGGTGGAGGCTCTTCACTGAAGATGAGTGGCTGAAgataaaag AACCTTTTCTGCTCCGGGTCAAggttctctcagctgttctggttctgctgcttgttgttgttctcaGTGTCGTCACGTCTCACCAGGTGAAGAACAAcgaag tctCTCAGCATGGAGACACTGTGGAGGTCTATGGGGGAGGGTCGGTCCTGCTGCCCTGTGAGGACTCTCCTTTACCTCGGTTCCCCACAGTGACGTGGAGCCGCAGCGACTTCAGTCCTTCAACCGTCCACCAGCGAGACGAGCAAGGTGACGACCTCAGAAACCAAAACCAGCGTTACAGCAGCCGAACATCGATGAAGACTGACGCTCTGACGACTGGAGACCTCAGCCTCACTCTGACAAGACTCCGCCCCTCTGACAGTGGCAACTACACCTGCATCATCACAGTGTTTGGAAATGatcagagactgagagacatacagctgcaggtcaaag AACCGTTCTCCAGCCTGGTTGAATTCTGGgttctcctggttctcctggttgTTTCTCTTGGTGGCATCGTGGGTCTTGGACAATATATGAAGAGATTCATcttcagag ACAAAgatgtggaggtggaggaaggagaggagtcTGTCCAGCTGCCCTTCAAGACCACACCTCACCTGTCTGCAGACGTCAGAGTGgagtggacagacagagacagtaggaAGGTCCATGTGTATCAGAACGGTTCTGACAGACCTGAAGAACAGGACCAGGTTTacagagaccgaacagagatgaagaaagatcCACTGAGAACTGGAGACCTCAGTCTGACCCTGAAACacctcacagagagagacaggtacagGTACAACTACACCTGTAGAGTCTACAAGGACGGACACTTCCTGAGAGGGACAAGAGTGTTTctcaaggtcagag gtcaaagggtggag gtggaggagggggaggagtctgTCCAGCTGCCCTTTAAGAccacagctcacctgtctggaGACATCAGAGTGGAGTGgactgacagagacagtagGAAGGTCCATGTGTATCAGAACGGTTCTGACGGACCTGAAGAACAGGACCAGGTTTacagagaccgaacagagatgaagaaagatcCACTGAGAACTGGAGACCTCAGTCTGAACCTGAAACACCccacagtcagagacacaggAGACTACACCTGTAGAGTCTACAAGGACGGAGACTTACTGAGAGGGACAGCAGTGAATctctgggtcaaag gtcaagaggtggaggtgaaggagggggaggagtctgTCCAGCTGCCCTTCAAGAccacagctcacctgtctggaGACGTCAGAGTGGAGTGGATAGACGATTACTACAGGAAGGTCCATGTGTATCAGAACGGTTCTGACAGACCTGAAGAACAGAACCAGGTTTacagagaccgaacagagaTGAAGGAAGATCCACTGAGAACTGGAGACCTCAGTCTGACCCTGAAACacctcacagagagagacagaggaagataCACCTGTACAGTCTACAAGGACGGACACTTACTGAGAGGGACAACAGTGACtttcaaggtcaaag AGAGAACTCAGGTCAAAGATGAAACAGTTGACATCAAGAACAGAAGCAGTTCCACTGATTCAACTCCTCTGATGGCTGATCTATCCGTTTGA
- the LOC130164291 gene encoding Fc receptor-like protein 5 isoform X1 — protein MKTPLLFLLSICLTSAHGRASVTVVPNRSQYFEYEEISVSCESSGEWTVWRYTTKSLQLSQCGSGWGSDTSSTCDMKTVKLSTSGVYWCQSQHGRSSNAVNITVTNQPVILQSPVLPVTEGHDVTLHCKTKTTPSNLPAAFYKDDVLIGSELTGHVIIRNFSKSDEGAYKCVISDHGESPPSWLLLSDDSEPVSLTAFPDSSQLIEYENLSLSCGADSGLRGWTVRRFTTFSGKLSSCGEKWGTPTSSGCHIHTAKQPDSAVYWCESPARQRSNSANITVYDKAVILQSPVLPVTAGENVTLHCKTKTPPSNLPAAFYKDGSLITETTGHMTIHHVDKSDEGLYSCDIRGHGESPPSWLFVRDTHGSAAASESAVTILTVIRYIVVSSPYLVSTYLMVSKYRQRPTESALPVPMTTPTPGEDDEELDEYDDVIANVTTEHRF, from the exons ATGAAGAcgcctctgctcttcctct TGTCGATCTGTCTGACGTCTGCCCACGGTCGTG cCTCCGTCACAGTCGTCCCCAACAGGTCTCAGTACTTTGAGTATGAGGAGATCTCTGTGAGCTGTGAGTCCTCTGGAGAGTGGACGGTGTGGAGATACACAACAAAGAG TTTGCAGCTGTCCCAGTGTGGGTCGGGCTGGGGCAGCgacacctcctccacctgcgACATGAAGACGGTCAAGCTGTCCACCAGCGGCGTGTACTGGTGCCAGTCTCAACACGGGCGCAGCAGCAACGCCGTCAACATCACCGTCACCA ATCAGCCAGTGATCCTGCAGAGTCCTGTCCTCCCTGTGACGGAGGGACATGACGTCactctgcactgtaaaacaaagaccACTCCCTCCAACCTCCCAGCTGCTTTCTATAAAGATGACGTCTTGATTGGCTCTGAGCTCACAGGTCACGTGATCATCCGCAATTTTTCCAAGTCTGATGAAGGTGCCTACAAATGTGTGATCAGTGACCACGGAGAGTCTCCACCcagctggctgctgctgagcg ATGACTCTGAGCCGGTCTCTCTCACGGCGTTTCCAGACTCGTCCCAGCTGATCGAGTACGAGAACCTGTCCCTGAGCTGCGGAGCCGACAGCGGCCTCCGCGGCTGGACGGTCCGAAGGTTCACCACCTTCAGCGGGAAGCTGTCCAGCTGTGGAGAGAAGTGGGGGACTCCCACCTCCTCCGGCTGCCACATCCACACGGCCAAGCAGCCCGACAGCGCCGTGTACTGGTGCGAGTCGCCTGCCAGGCAGCGCAGCAACTCCGCCAACATCACGGTGTACG ATAAAGCAGTGATCCTGCAGAGTCCTGTCCTCCCTGTGACGGCGGGAGAAAACGTCactctgcactgtaaaacaaagaccCCTCCCTCCAACCTCCCAGCTGCTTTCTATAAAGATGGCTCCCTCATCACAGAGActacaggtcacatgaccatccACCATGTTGACAAGTCTGATGAAGGCCTCTacagctgtgacatcagaggTCATGGAGAGTCTCCGCCCAGCTGGTTGTTTGTCAGAG acaCGCACggctcagctgcagcttctgaaTCAGCCGTGACTATATTGACAGTGATCCGCTACATCGTGGTGTCCTCTCCATACCTGGTCTCCACTTACCTCATGGTGTCCAAGTATCGACAACGGCCCACAG AAAGTGCCCTGCCTGTTCCCATGACGACGCCCACACCTGGTGAGGACGATGAGGAATTGGACGAATATGATGACGTCATCGCTAATGTCACCACCGAGCACCGTTTTTAA
- the LOC130164291 gene encoding neural cell adhesion molecule 1-A-like isoform X2 produces MSSEHFQAPAGGGFGLYSYHDQPVILQSPVLPVTEGHDVTLHCKTKTTPSNLPAAFYKDDVLIGSELTGHVIIRNFSKSDEGAYKCVISDHGESPPSWLLLSDDSEPVSLTAFPDSSQLIEYENLSLSCGADSGLRGWTVRRFTTFSGKLSSCGEKWGTPTSSGCHIHTAKQPDSAVYWCESPARQRSNSANITVYDKAVILQSPVLPVTAGENVTLHCKTKTPPSNLPAAFYKDGSLITETTGHMTIHHVDKSDEGLYSCDIRGHGESPPSWLFVRDTHGSAAASESAVTILTVIRYIVVSSPYLVSTYLMVSKYRQRPTESALPVPMTTPTPGEDDEELDEYDDVIANVTTEHRF; encoded by the exons ATGTCCTCGGAGCATTTCCAGGCTCCAGCCGGCGGCGGCTTCGGTTTgtacagttaccatg ATCAGCCAGTGATCCTGCAGAGTCCTGTCCTCCCTGTGACGGAGGGACATGACGTCactctgcactgtaaaacaaagaccACTCCCTCCAACCTCCCAGCTGCTTTCTATAAAGATGACGTCTTGATTGGCTCTGAGCTCACAGGTCACGTGATCATCCGCAATTTTTCCAAGTCTGATGAAGGTGCCTACAAATGTGTGATCAGTGACCACGGAGAGTCTCCACCcagctggctgctgctgagcg ATGACTCTGAGCCGGTCTCTCTCACGGCGTTTCCAGACTCGTCCCAGCTGATCGAGTACGAGAACCTGTCCCTGAGCTGCGGAGCCGACAGCGGCCTCCGCGGCTGGACGGTCCGAAGGTTCACCACCTTCAGCGGGAAGCTGTCCAGCTGTGGAGAGAAGTGGGGGACTCCCACCTCCTCCGGCTGCCACATCCACACGGCCAAGCAGCCCGACAGCGCCGTGTACTGGTGCGAGTCGCCTGCCAGGCAGCGCAGCAACTCCGCCAACATCACGGTGTACG ATAAAGCAGTGATCCTGCAGAGTCCTGTCCTCCCTGTGACGGCGGGAGAAAACGTCactctgcactgtaaaacaaagaccCCTCCCTCCAACCTCCCAGCTGCTTTCTATAAAGATGGCTCCCTCATCACAGAGActacaggtcacatgaccatccACCATGTTGACAAGTCTGATGAAGGCCTCTacagctgtgacatcagaggTCATGGAGAGTCTCCGCCCAGCTGGTTGTTTGTCAGAG acaCGCACggctcagctgcagcttctgaaTCAGCCGTGACTATATTGACAGTGATCCGCTACATCGTGGTGTCCTCTCCATACCTGGTCTCCACTTACCTCATGGTGTCCAAGTATCGACAACGGCCCACAG AAAGTGCCCTGCCTGTTCCCATGACGACGCCCACACCTGGTGAGGACGATGAGGAATTGGACGAATATGATGACGTCATCGCTAATGTCACCACCGAGCACCGTTTTTAA
- the LOC130164264 gene encoding uncharacterized protein LOC130164264 isoform X2 gives MKMFVMLLYMSQHASALEIYEGDDFVLLPCEFSTNDLGDPSVVWSRSDLRPSTVHQRQLEGDELKDQNQDYRDRTSMRTDALQTGDLSLTLRRPTIRDSSTYTCIIREGGREVSRREVPLEVKERPDWCWILLAVLVLLVLLVVAVFGVRLFKEMKNTVDRPPLWPWVLSAVLLLTAAGLVFGVSVFKGVKNTQDRPPLWPWVLSAVLLLTAAVLVPGVTVYKRMKYTEHRNQWWRLFTEDEWLKIKEPFLLRVKVLSAVLVLLLVVVLSVVTSHQVKNNEVSQHGDTVEVYGGGSVLLPCEDSPLPRFPTVTWSRSDFSPSTVHQRDEQGDDLRNQNQRYSSRTSMKTDALTTGDLSLTLTRLRPSDSGNYTCIITVFGNDQRLRDIQLQVKEPFSSLVEFWVLLVLLVVSLGGIVGLGQYMKRFIFRDKDVEVEEGEESVQLPFKTTPHLSADVRVEWTDRDSRKVHVYQNGSDRPEEQDQVYRDRTEMKKDPLRTGDLSLTLKHLTERDRYRYNYTCRVYKDGHFLRGTRVFLKVRGQRVEVEEGEESVQLPFKTTAHLSGDIRVEWTDRDSRKVHVYQNGSDGPEEQDQVYRDRTEMKKDPLRTGDLSLNLKHPTVRDTGDYTCRVYKDGDLLRGTAVNLWVKGQEVEVKEGEESVQLPFKTTAHLSGDVRVEWIDDYYRKVHVYQNGSDRPEEQNQVYRDRTEMKEDPLRTGDLSLTLKHLTERDRGRYTCTVYKDGHLLRGTTVTFKVKERTQVKDETVDIKNRSSSTDSTPLMADLSV, from the exons ATGAAGATGTTTGTGATGCTCCTGTACA tgtccCAGCATGCCTCAGCTCTGGAGATATATGAGGGGGACGACTTTGTCCTGCTGCCCTGTGAGTTTTCCACCAATGACCTGGGAGATCCCTCAGTGGTGTGGAGCCGCTCCGACCTCCGTCCTTCAACCGTCCACCAGCGTCAGCTGGAAGGGGACGAACTCaaagaccagaaccaggactaCAGAGACCGGACGTCCATGAGGACGGACGCTCTGCAGACCGGAGACCTCAGCCTCACTCTGAGACGACCCACCATCAGGGACAGCAGCACCTACACCTGCATCATCAGAGAGGGGGGGCGAGAAGTGAGCCGGAGAGAAGTACcactggaggtcaaag AACGTCCAGACTGGTGCTGGATTCTCCTAGCTGTCctggttctgctggttctgctggttgttgctgtgtttggcGTCAGGCTGTTTAAAGAGATGAAGAACACAGTAg ATCGTCCTCCTCTCTGGCCCTGGGTTCTCTCAGCTGTCCTGCTTCTGACGGCTGCTGGTCTTGTGtttggtgtcagtgtgtttaaaggGGTGAAGAACACAcaag ATCGTCCTCCTCTCTGGCCCTGGGTTCTCTCAGCTGTCCTGCTTCTGACGGCTGCTGTTCTTGTTCCCGGTGTCACAGTGTATAAAAGGATGAAGTACACAg AACATCGTAACCAGTGGTGGAGGCTCTTCACTGAAGATGAGTGGCTGAAgataaaag AACCTTTTCTGCTCCGGGTCAAggttctctcagctgttctggttctgctgcttgttgttgttctcaGTGTCGTCACGTCTCACCAGGTGAAGAACAAcgaag tctCTCAGCATGGAGACACTGTGGAGGTCTATGGGGGAGGGTCGGTCCTGCTGCCCTGTGAGGACTCTCCTTTACCTCGGTTCCCCACAGTGACGTGGAGCCGCAGCGACTTCAGTCCTTCAACCGTCCACCAGCGAGACGAGCAAGGTGACGACCTCAGAAACCAAAACCAGCGTTACAGCAGCCGAACATCGATGAAGACTGACGCTCTGACGACTGGAGACCTCAGCCTCACTCTGACAAGACTCCGCCCCTCTGACAGTGGCAACTACACCTGCATCATCACAGTGTTTGGAAATGatcagagactgagagacatacagctgcaggtcaaag AACCGTTCTCCAGCCTGGTTGAATTCTGGgttctcctggttctcctggttgTTTCTCTTGGTGGCATCGTGGGTCTTGGACAATATATGAAGAGATTCATcttcagag ACAAAgatgtggaggtggaggaaggagaggagtcTGTCCAGCTGCCCTTCAAGACCACACCTCACCTGTCTGCAGACGTCAGAGTGgagtggacagacagagacagtaggaAGGTCCATGTGTATCAGAACGGTTCTGACAGACCTGAAGAACAGGACCAGGTTTacagagaccgaacagagatgaagaaagatcCACTGAGAACTGGAGACCTCAGTCTGACCCTGAAACacctcacagagagagacaggtacagGTACAACTACACCTGTAGAGTCTACAAGGACGGACACTTCCTGAGAGGGACAAGAGTGTTTctcaaggtcagag gtcaaagggtggag gtggaggagggggaggagtctgTCCAGCTGCCCTTTAAGAccacagctcacctgtctggaGACATCAGAGTGGAGTGgactgacagagacagtagGAAGGTCCATGTGTATCAGAACGGTTCTGACGGACCTGAAGAACAGGACCAGGTTTacagagaccgaacagagatgaagaaagatcCACTGAGAACTGGAGACCTCAGTCTGAACCTGAAACACCccacagtcagagacacaggAGACTACACCTGTAGAGTCTACAAGGACGGAGACTTACTGAGAGGGACAGCAGTGAATctctgggtcaaag gtcaagaggtggaggtgaaggagggggaggagtctgTCCAGCTGCCCTTCAAGAccacagctcacctgtctggaGACGTCAGAGTGGAGTGGATAGACGATTACTACAGGAAGGTCCATGTGTATCAGAACGGTTCTGACAGACCTGAAGAACAGAACCAGGTTTacagagaccgaacagagaTGAAGGAAGATCCACTGAGAACTGGAGACCTCAGTCTGACCCTGAAACacctcacagagagagacagaggaagataCACCTGTACAGTCTACAAGGACGGACACTTACTGAGAGGGACAACAGTGACtttcaaggtcaaag AGAGAACTCAGGTCAAAGATGAAACAGTTGACATCAAGAACAGAAGCAGTTCCACTGATTCAACTCCTCTGATGGCTGATCTATCCGTTTGA
- the LOC130164290 gene encoding sodium/hydrogen exchanger 9B2 isoform X1 translates to MKMASDSSSCCSPCVRLKDTCPRPQGLFSLTVTKVCLFALLFGVVWSITGSECLPGGNLFGIVILFICSVLGGKLVGMIQLPTLPPFPPLLGMLLAGLVLRNVPYITDAVFINTHWSSALRNIALSIILTRAGLGLDPSALSRLKAVCVRVAIGPCVVEACIVAVVSHFLLGLPWVWGFILGFVLAAVSPAVVVPSMLLLQREGFGVEKGIPTLLMAAGSFDDILAITGFSTCLGIAFSTGSTWMNILKGLLEVVGGVIAGLILGLFLCCFPSKDQEDLVLTRTLMLLGLSVFSVFFSHVIGFAGAGGLCTLVLAFLAALGWKTDKAPVAAMVGRSWDVFQPLLFGLIGAEITIATLSPSTVGLGLACIGTGLVIRLLVTFLLVHFGGFNLKEKLFIAVAWLPKATVQAAIGSKALDMAREEGDEALIKFGLDVLTLAVLAILTTAPIGALGIGLAGPRLLARQVKADETEGGTTPPSSNGIGQEKDNVTLESKL, encoded by the exons atgAAGATGGCGTCGGACTCGTCCTCCTGCTGCTCGCCCTGCGTCCGGCTGAAGGACACGTGTCCTCGTCCTCAGGGACTCTTCAGCCTGACGGTCACTAAAG tgtgtctgttcGCCCTGCTGTTCGGAGTCGTCTGGTCCATCACAGGAAGTGAGTGTTTACCTGGGGGGAACCTGTTCGGCATCGTCATCCTCTTCATCTGCTCCGTGCTCGGAGGGAAACTGGTGGGAATGATCCAACTGCCCACGCTGCCCCCCTTCCCCCCACTACTTG gtatgcTGTTAGCAGGTCTGGTTCTGCGTAACGTTCCCTACATAACGGACGCCGTCTTCATCAACACTCACTGGTCTTCAGCTCTGAGGAACATCGCCCTGTCAATCATCCTGACCAGAGCCGGGCTGGGCCTCGACCCCtcg gcgtTGAGTCGTCTGAAGgcggtgtgtgtgcgtgttgcgATCGGACCATGCGTGGTAGAGGCCTGCATCGTTGCCGTGGtttctcacttcctgctggGTCTGCCCTGGGTCTGGGGCTTCATCCTggg cTTCGTCCTGGCTGCTGTGTCTCCGGCGGTCGTCGTCCCCTCGATGCtgctcctgcagagagagggcTTCGGGGTGGAGAAG GGGATACCCACTCTGCTGATGGCTGCTGGGAGTTTTGATGATATTTTGGCCATAACAGGGTTCTCTACCTGTCTGGGAATCGCCTTCTCTACAG GTTCTACGTGGATGAACATACTGAAGGGTCTCCTGGAGGTGGTGGGCGGAGTCATAGCCGGGCTGATCCTGGGTCTGTTCTTATGCTGCTTCCCCAGCAAAGACCAG GAGGACCTGGTGTTGACGAGGACTCTTATGCTGTTGGGTCTGTCCGTGTTTTCGGTCTTTTTCAGTCATGTTATTGGCTTTGCCGGAGCTGGTGGCCTCTGTACGCTGGTGCTGGCCTTCCTGGCTGCTCTCGGCTGGAAAACCGACAAG GCCCCGGTGGCAGCCATGGTGGGTCGGTCATGGGATGTGTTCCAGCCTCTTCTGTTTGGTCTGATTGGAGCAGAGATCACCATAGCAACCCTCAGCCCCAGCACCGTGG GTCTGGGTCTGGCCTGTATCGGCACCGGTCTGGTGATCCGTCTGCTCGTCACCTTCCTGCTGGTTCATTTTGGAGGATTCAACCTGAAGGAGAAACTCTTCATCGCTGTGGCCTGGCTGCCTAAAGCCACCGTACAG gcTGCCATCGGCTCGAAGGCGTTGGACATGGCGAGGGAGGAGGGGGACGAGGCCTTAATAAAGTTCGGGTTGGatgtgctaacgttagccgtgTTAGCCATTCTGACCACAGCTCCCATCGGAGCGCTGGGTATCGGACTGGCAGGGCCCCGCCTCCTGGCCcggcaggtcaaag CAGATGAAACAGAAGGTGGAACCACGCCTCCAAGCAGCAACGGGATTGGTCAAGAAAAAGACAACGTGACCCTTGAGAGCAAGCTATGA